One Desulfobulbus oligotrophicus DNA segment encodes these proteins:
- a CDS encoding DUF6600 domain-containing protein encodes MRTILYGFIHTLFVFMATLLVSGAVEAVTEPNDILVGRISFVEGKLLRYVTEDKDWVMTVQDAPFGLQDALYSGENSKAEFILPNRTWLRVGEYSQVQLLTLSDEVTAMDIASGTSRLYNKSRDVACKTTTPFGYVVAYGGSVFDLYVGDDSMEVIAIDGAVDVVAHATQEKYEVREGGPSLVVSNKVTRGNGMVDGVWDDWNEERDRLWSKRLHSNTSTSYLPEPLQDESYVLEENGRWERVYYEDDYHNMWRPTKVEPDWQPYTVGRWSLYYDDHCWIPNEPFGYLTHHYGSWVYINSFHAWYWLPPVRRVVISTPRFLPVFGWFPGRVGWIHRGHSIGWIPLAPHEVYYGHHPWGRRTVVFKRTAVPALNLSTYRYLDQAVIIPRDYFYRGNRYTPHLERNINRAVLINTYQPAVVINRTVMHNFDTDTRRFTLTDTRINRRPHNVVVDRIRNNQQFIRNTPPSNRGRITSELGQVTTGAPPMSTPPGNSPHLTGKLVPAQNATKPWSAYAAPKVYIKPQERQRSLFTRDGRNQQTIMPENRQHGQLTVPANNRSSERNITPDRADTSRPIPVSRTWSPSPSKPSPAVGSATTKPADSSQKQPKRHPAAGQQVQTGKSPQVQDNQRPTSSSASAPARHSLPESTTQPPQRSWSRQAGQPENVYQQPAEQIRRPVATSPQVQERRQTLQKPSTIRGEVRPSGNEVRQGQTSRHQMQRQQQPVQRHETVTNNQQQEMARRQQLEQQRQQQQETTRRQQLEQQRQQQQETTRRQQLEQQRQQQDMSRQQPEPQRQWEGRQPSQLQPQGRQRPHRER; translated from the coding sequence ATGCGTACCATTTTATACGGTTTCATACATACTCTTTTTGTTTTCATGGCCACCCTGCTGGTATCCGGAGCTGTGGAAGCTGTAACAGAGCCAAACGATATCCTTGTTGGCCGTATTTCATTTGTGGAAGGTAAACTGCTCCGCTACGTCACAGAAGACAAAGACTGGGTCATGACTGTCCAAGATGCGCCCTTTGGCCTGCAGGATGCTCTGTATTCCGGGGAAAACAGCAAGGCTGAATTCATTCTTCCAAACAGGACCTGGTTACGGGTCGGAGAGTACAGTCAAGTGCAACTGCTGACCCTGTCCGACGAGGTCACAGCAATGGATATTGCCTCCGGAACCAGCCGTTTATACAACAAAAGCCGGGATGTGGCCTGTAAAACCACCACCCCGTTCGGGTATGTGGTAGCATACGGTGGCTCGGTTTTTGATCTGTATGTCGGTGATGATTCCATGGAAGTAATCGCCATTGACGGTGCTGTTGATGTTGTTGCTCATGCCACTCAAGAAAAATACGAGGTAAGGGAAGGTGGGCCGTCACTCGTTGTCAGCAACAAAGTAACCCGGGGCAACGGCATGGTTGATGGTGTATGGGATGACTGGAATGAGGAACGCGATCGTCTCTGGTCAAAACGATTACACAGCAACACGTCCACATCGTATCTGCCGGAACCTCTCCAGGATGAATCTTATGTACTTGAAGAAAACGGCCGCTGGGAGCGAGTATATTACGAGGATGATTATCACAACATGTGGCGTCCGACCAAGGTTGAACCGGACTGGCAACCATATACCGTTGGCCGTTGGTCACTGTACTATGATGACCACTGCTGGATTCCCAACGAGCCCTTTGGCTATCTGACTCACCATTACGGCTCCTGGGTGTATATCAACTCTTTTCATGCCTGGTACTGGCTGCCGCCGGTTCGCCGGGTTGTTATCTCAACACCCCGCTTCCTGCCGGTCTTTGGCTGGTTTCCGGGAAGGGTCGGCTGGATACACCGTGGGCACTCGATCGGCTGGATCCCTTTAGCACCTCATGAGGTCTACTATGGTCATCATCCCTGGGGAAGACGCACCGTGGTGTTCAAACGTACCGCTGTTCCCGCATTGAACCTGTCAACCTATCGCTATCTTGACCAGGCGGTCATTATCCCCCGTGATTATTTCTACCGGGGAAATCGTTACACACCTCACCTGGAACGCAATATCAATCGCGCAGTTCTCATCAATACCTACCAGCCTGCCGTGGTGATCAACAGGACGGTGATGCATAACTTTGATACTGATACACGCCGCTTCACTTTGACTGACACCAGAATAAACCGCAGGCCGCACAATGTTGTGGTTGACCGCATTCGCAACAATCAACAGTTTATTCGAAATACACCGCCGTCTAATCGAGGGCGTATTACCAGCGAGCTGGGGCAAGTGACCACAGGTGCCCCACCAATGTCAACACCACCCGGCAACAGCCCGCACCTGACCGGAAAACTTGTTCCTGCTCAAAACGCCACCAAACCCTGGTCGGCATATGCTGCACCAAAGGTGTACATAAAACCTCAGGAAAGGCAGAGGTCACTTTTCACAAGGGATGGACGGAATCAGCAAACGATTATGCCGGAAAACCGCCAGCATGGACAGTTGACCGTACCGGCAAATAACCGATCATCGGAACGAAACATAACCCCAGATAGAGCTGATACATCTCGACCAATACCTGTTAGCCGTACCTGGTCCCCCTCTCCTTCAAAACCATCACCTGCAGTGGGCAGTGCCACAACAAAACCAGCTGATTCATCTCAAAAACAACCAAAGAGGCATCCTGCTGCTGGTCAACAAGTACAGACAGGAAAGAGCCCACAAGTACAAGATAATCAAAGACCCACCTCTTCTTCCGCATCAGCTCCTGCAAGACACTCCCTGCCTGAGTCAACTACCCAGCCACCGCAGCGATCATGGAGCCGGCAGGCAGGACAACCCGAAAACGTTTATCAGCAACCTGCTGAACAAATACGCCGACCAGTGGCCACTTCACCACAGGTGCAGGAGCGCAGGCAAACGTTGCAAAAACCCTCTACCATCCGCGGAGAAGTCAGGCCATCCGGCAATGAGGTGCGACAGGGGCAGACCAGCCGGCACCAGATGCAGCGTCAACAGCAGCCGGTTCAGCGCCATGAGACCGTTACCAACAATCAACAACAAGAGATGGCCAGGCGCCAGCAATTGGAGCAACAACGGCAACAACAACAGGAGACAACAAGACGGCAACAGCTGGAGCAGCAGCGGCAACAACAACAGGAGACAACAAGACGGCAACAGCTGGAGCAGCAGCGGCAACAACAGGATATGAGCAGACAACAACCAGAACCACAACGACAGTGGGAAGGAAGGCAACCAAGCCAGCTACAGCCGCAGGGAAGACAACGGCCACATCGGGAGAGATAA
- a CDS encoding DUF2325 domain-containing protein — translation MAKKKVFSIESKLSDYQLHSRFIAISDRTDLPGKALQKYFQRKYRTAIKPYLKAVSDEELKILWEKDVAEGWLDSAWWGILSHPHASEQLVATLYRDLHMLSHDFLCNYRPRMLHARQQENKIRLLEEVLGSERQIYRKEKRELIADLDQARKLAAINKALIDENQKWRNTADRFHRQLRTAASEGTDEANVQKIADLRQMNNSLCGELDETVRNFEAVRLERSAALAQVEELKAALCRQERREVEQEREIESLEQMLIHAIQEVSCAKCKDHNTEHCPGLNLCGKTVLYVGGLNKMVPHYRQLVEKSGGRFLHHDGGVECSRSILPKLLNTADAVFCPLDCISHDACQCIKKMCKRNQKPFVLMRSAGLSSLAKGLNEITQ, via the coding sequence TTGGCCAAAAAAAAGGTATTCAGCATCGAAAGCAAGCTCAGTGATTATCAGTTGCATTCACGTTTCATTGCTATTTCCGATCGAACCGATCTGCCCGGGAAGGCCCTGCAAAAATATTTTCAGCGTAAATACAGAACAGCGATCAAGCCCTATCTCAAGGCGGTTTCAGACGAAGAGTTGAAAATCCTTTGGGAGAAAGATGTTGCGGAAGGATGGCTGGACAGTGCCTGGTGGGGCATCCTCAGCCATCCGCATGCATCCGAACAGCTTGTCGCCACGCTGTACAGGGATTTGCATATGCTCAGCCATGATTTTCTGTGTAATTACCGCCCTAGAATGCTGCATGCCCGGCAACAGGAAAATAAAATCCGCCTGCTCGAAGAAGTGCTTGGTTCCGAGCGTCAAATCTACCGGAAAGAAAAGAGAGAACTGATTGCGGATCTTGACCAGGCCAGGAAATTGGCTGCAATCAACAAAGCTTTGATCGATGAAAATCAAAAATGGCGCAACACTGCGGACCGGTTCCACCGGCAACTACGAACAGCTGCATCGGAAGGCACCGATGAGGCCAATGTGCAAAAGATTGCCGACCTTCGACAGATGAACAACTCGCTCTGCGGAGAGTTGGATGAAACGGTCCGAAACTTTGAAGCAGTCAGGCTTGAACGCTCAGCAGCACTTGCACAGGTAGAGGAACTGAAGGCGGCACTGTGCAGGCAGGAGCGACGAGAGGTTGAGCAGGAGCGGGAGATCGAAAGTCTTGAACAGATGCTCATTCATGCCATCCAGGAAGTTTCTTGCGCTAAGTGCAAAGATCATAACACAGAACATTGTCCAGGTTTAAATTTATGCGGAAAAACGGTCCTCTATGTTGGAGGACTGAACAAAATGGTACCACATTATCGTCAGCTGGTGGAGAAATCCGGCGGGCGCTTTCTTCATCATGACGGCGGGGTGGAATGCTCGAGAAGCATCCTGCCAAAACTGCTTAATACGGCAGACGCTGTCTTTTGTCCTCTGGACTGCATCAGTCACGACGCCTGCCAGTGCATCAAGAAAATGTGTAAACGTAATCAAAAGCCATTTGTACTCATGCGCAGTGCCGGGCTTTCTTCCCTGGCTAAAGGGCTGAATGAGATTACCCAGTAA
- a CDS encoding cytochrome c3 family protein encodes MHRTFVFLLLFVFLFSLQKITVVSADNTEPPVQPAYTGPESVIIRSTVDVEEVPKPAYLPHKKHQWLECYGCHHGVGPDGKKSDAKFGFKIEKCETCHNSTNELPIKVATLKRASHRLCLGCHQKQNKLLAQCDVCHKAPSERH; translated from the coding sequence ATGCACCGAACATTCGTTTTTTTGCTTTTATTCGTTTTTTTATTTAGCTTGCAAAAAATAACCGTGGTTTCAGCCGATAACACCGAACCTCCTGTTCAACCAGCATATACAGGACCGGAATCTGTCATTATCCGATCAACCGTGGATGTAGAGGAAGTCCCCAAGCCGGCCTACTTACCTCACAAAAAACATCAATGGCTGGAATGCTATGGATGCCATCACGGCGTGGGACCTGACGGCAAGAAGAGCGATGCTAAATTTGGATTTAAAATTGAGAAATGTGAAACATGTCATAACAGCACAAACGAATTGCCGATAAAAGTTGCAACACTCAAACGAGCCAGTCACAGGTTATGTCTGGGATGTCACCAGAAACAAAACAAGTTACTTGCACAATGTGATGTGTGTCACAAGGCACCAAGTGAACGACACTGA
- the extKL gene encoding multiheme c-type cytochrome (seleno)protein ExtKL — MIFYKKIFTVFVLVCLLDYSGTVFSETTDSVPIVTKTTESSSEPKAKTIAELAARYDSAPCMDCHMNVYDEWEKSLHARSIFGPEKVGRTAATFKTFIENGLKEWPYSGVKTPEDVQIKHLMLCAKCHLPQLQEAEESVAKELVETIYAYVDDPDDEEAKEALESLNIGCMVCHNRNAITHKWTDGTPEKGVVYGSKDDVHMDDKHPFLKKSPIMKESIQCGQCHGLGPNFELENPTQCATLYGIHLYTYIPDGGQETCQECHMRKSGLGHNIQSYRAQEMVKMALDVHVEAKAYQWRDVTTTTPEAHVIVELTNKAGHAIPDGUPTPNRVALYVTAKTKDGKEFYSEEKIFMPIPQQMGRGDKMGRGPYEKSGLIRDTSIPPLRTLKEEFTIPVYTEGEKDGKILRNIIANDFIVDVEVWYLPYGKKDDPGNAQKWFATSKTLRIEKGGK; from the coding sequence ATGATATTTTATAAAAAGATTTTCACTGTCTTTGTTTTAGTATGCCTCCTGGATTATTCAGGAACAGTGTTTTCTGAAACCACAGACAGCGTCCCGATCGTTACGAAGACAACAGAATCTTCATCAGAGCCCAAGGCAAAAACAATTGCAGAACTGGCCGCTCGGTACGATTCGGCTCCATGCATGGATTGTCATATGAATGTTTATGACGAATGGGAAAAATCACTCCATGCGCGATCAATCTTCGGCCCTGAAAAAGTCGGCAGAACAGCGGCAACGTTTAAAACATTCATTGAAAATGGACTGAAGGAATGGCCCTACTCAGGAGTGAAAACACCGGAAGATGTGCAGATCAAGCATCTTATGCTGTGTGCAAAATGTCATCTTCCCCAACTCCAGGAAGCCGAAGAGAGTGTTGCCAAGGAACTGGTCGAAACTATTTATGCATACGTGGATGATCCGGACGACGAGGAGGCAAAAGAAGCCCTGGAATCATTGAACATCGGTTGCATGGTATGTCACAATCGCAACGCAATCACACATAAGTGGACAGATGGGACACCGGAAAAAGGTGTTGTGTATGGCAGCAAAGATGATGTCCATATGGATGACAAACATCCTTTCCTGAAAAAAAGCCCAATCATGAAAGAGTCCATCCAGTGTGGACAGTGTCATGGTTTAGGGCCAAATTTTGAGCTCGAGAACCCTACCCAGTGTGCCACACTCTACGGAATTCACCTCTACACCTATATTCCTGATGGCGGCCAAGAGACCTGTCAGGAGTGCCACATGAGAAAAAGTGGGCTGGGTCACAATATCCAAAGTTATCGTGCTCAGGAAATGGTGAAAATGGCCCTGGATGTTCATGTTGAAGCCAAGGCATATCAATGGCGCGACGTGACAACAACAACTCCAGAGGCGCATGTCATAGTCGAACTGACCAACAAAGCCGGCCATGCTATTCCCGATGGCTGACCGACCCCAAACCGAGTGGCACTGTATGTGACCGCAAAAACAAAAGATGGAAAGGAATTTTATTCTGAAGAAAAAATTTTCATGCCGATTCCACAGCAAATGGGTCGGGGTGATAAGATGGGTCGGGGACCGTACGAAAAGAGTGGATTAATTCGTGACACCAGCATACCTCCTCTTCGAACCCTGAAAGAAGAGTTCACGATTCCGGTATACACGGAAGGCGAGAAAGACGGAAAGATTCTAAGAAATATTATTGCCAATGACTTTATCGTCGATGTTGAGGTCTGGTATCTGCCCTACGGTAAAAAGGATGACCCTGGTAATGCACAAAAATGGTTCGCAACGTCCAAAACGTTGCGTATAGAAAAGGGTGGAAAGTAG
- a CDS encoding phospholipase A has protein sequence MRTQLGTASDTMTVGELRQHCLSSIQTDEQTVPEVPGAVEKRLVQEQKNIFRPFSIMPHRPNYILAFVYNSHGYNSSYHQQSKNDDSYAFDWIETQFQISIKTPLMVGLFDNTMDVYAAYTNHSFWQVYNRDISSPFRETNHEPEAWVQFKPGWEAFGIVNSSNSFGINHQSNGQSGELSRSWNRLFAGMTFEVGDLGLTFMPWYRIPEGTNSDDNPDITRYLGHYEISAAYKWDDHTFSLMTRNALESDFQRGTLQVSWSFPFGNWPFLRGYVQYFTGYGESLIDYNHYVNRIGIGVSLVDWL, from the coding sequence ATGCGAACCCAGCTGGGAACAGCTTCAGACACCATGACAGTCGGCGAGTTACGCCAACACTGCCTGTCGAGCATACAAACGGATGAACAGACAGTCCCTGAAGTGCCGGGAGCCGTTGAAAAACGACTTGTTCAGGAGCAAAAAAATATATTCCGGCCCTTCAGCATTATGCCTCACAGGCCCAACTATATTCTGGCCTTTGTTTACAATTCGCACGGATATAACTCCTCCTACCATCAACAGAGTAAGAACGACGATTCTTATGCATTTGACTGGATCGAGACACAGTTTCAGATCAGCATTAAGACACCACTGATGGTAGGGCTGTTTGACAATACCATGGACGTGTATGCTGCCTACACAAATCATAGTTTCTGGCAGGTGTACAACAGGGATATTTCGTCACCCTTTCGTGAGACGAACCATGAACCAGAGGCATGGGTGCAGTTTAAACCCGGCTGGGAAGCGTTTGGTATTGTCAATTCCAGCAACTCTTTTGGTATTAACCATCAGTCCAATGGGCAGAGCGGTGAACTCTCACGCAGCTGGAACCGTCTTTTTGCTGGCATGACGTTTGAAGTAGGGGATCTGGGCCTCACCTTTATGCCATGGTATCGAATACCAGAAGGCACAAACAGTGATGATAATCCCGACATCACCAGATATTTGGGGCATTATGAGATCAGTGCCGCCTATAAATGGGATGACCATACCTTCAGCCTCATGACCCGGAATGCACTGGAATCTGATTTCCAGCGAGGAACATTGCAGGTGAGCTGGAGTTTTCCTTTTGGCAACTGGCCGTTTTTACGCGGCTATGTTCAGTACTTCACAGGCTATGGTGAGAGTCTAATCGACTATAATCACTATGTTAATCGTATCGGCATCGGCGTGTCGTTGGTTGACTGGTTGTAA
- a CDS encoding bifunctional 5,10-methylenetetrahydrofolate dehydrogenase/5,10-methenyltetrahydrofolate cyclohydrolase — translation MPATLISGVAIAATIRDEISIEVSRLKDQHSLIPGLVTILVGDDPASQSYVRAKNATARVLGIHSQQITLPAHTSESELLQLVHTCNRDSVFHGILVQLPLPSHINEANILFAISPEKDVDGFHPVNVGKLMLGEPCLLPCTPQGILELLERTNISTSGAEVVIVGRSNIVGKPIANLMLQKRPGGNATVTVCHTRTRDMAFHTRRADILIVAAGVANMIKAEHIKEGAVVIDVGVNRIGQTAGGKAILAGDVDFADVVNKAGSITPVPGGVGPMTITMLMKNTVQAAKQAVGLL, via the coding sequence ATGCCGGCTACCCTGATCAGTGGTGTTGCTATTGCTGCCACCATCCGTGACGAAATAAGCATTGAAGTCAGTCGCCTTAAAGATCAGCACAGCCTGATCCCCGGGCTGGTGACCATCCTGGTTGGTGATGATCCGGCCTCACAGTCCTACGTCCGTGCTAAAAATGCGACGGCACGTGTTCTCGGCATCCACTCTCAACAGATCACCTTGCCTGCACACACCAGTGAAAGTGAACTGCTGCAGCTCGTGCACACCTGTAACCGCGATTCTGTTTTCCATGGTATCCTGGTGCAGTTGCCATTGCCGTCTCATATAAACGAGGCCAACATCCTCTTTGCCATCTCTCCGGAAAAGGATGTGGATGGTTTTCATCCGGTCAATGTCGGCAAGCTGATGCTTGGTGAACCCTGCCTTCTTCCCTGTACGCCGCAGGGTATCCTTGAGTTGCTGGAACGGACGAATATCAGTACATCCGGTGCCGAAGTCGTGATCGTGGGGCGATCAAACATTGTGGGCAAGCCGATCGCAAACCTGATGCTGCAGAAACGACCGGGCGGTAACGCCACTGTTACGGTCTGCCACACCCGGACCCGCGATATGGCTTTTCATACCAGGAGAGCCGATATCCTCATTGTTGCCGCCGGAGTTGCCAACATGATCAAGGCCGAACATATTAAAGAGGGCGCGGTTGTCATTGATGTGGGCGTCAACCGAATCGGCCAAACCGCCGGCGGCAAGGCCATCCTGGCCGGCGATGTTGATTTTGCTGATGTGGTCAATAAGGCCGGATCTATAACTCCGGTACCGGGCGGGGTTGGACCTATGACCATTACCATGCTCATGAAAAATACCGTACAGGCTGCCAAGCAGGCTGTTGGCCTGTTGTAA
- a CDS encoding sigma 54-interacting transcriptional regulator: MVVRLATMEDALPVAQELIDAGINVILGGGGTGKLLRQQLKQPVVTISRTHFDILRTLFRIRHAAKYVAITSYGEITEGLNLFADLLNIRIKPIVFHSTQELTDGISQAIDSGVDYVIGGGICMETAREMGCRGSTIIPSSKVIQRALEEAVNIAESQHSSQKHAAWLEGALDSLHEGIVGVDEAGTILFSNTKAADFLNTDQKNEGSIFTDFLNVIQIDQVLRNGEYIPDNICSFDNRSFVTNIRPIRINSDIDGAIAAFRPATYLRTIDSKLRKHVKNRGFTAKYTFTDLIGQSANMRALRKRSQRFAQTDANIFIQGETGTGKELLAHALHNAGSRAHEPFVAVNCAALPDSLLESELFGYEEGAFTGARKGGKEGLFLLANKGTIFLDEIADISALLQVRLLRVLESQEIFQVGGVRVIPISVRVVSSSWKNLAREVQAGRFRADLYYRLTTLNVQIPPLRDRVEDIPEICGVLLHRLGFSSHLLSPAEYSLLSTYAWPGNVRELAALLHRYVLLKQDEEPNSNLLAELLQELIDSSAQLTATPNTMGAESSLLVNVSLKQQVERHERKIIRQTLLKNNQNKSLTAQQLGISEHTLWRKMKGE, encoded by the coding sequence ATGGTTGTTCGCCTTGCGACCATGGAAGACGCCTTACCTGTTGCTCAAGAGCTTATAGATGCAGGGATAAATGTTATCCTTGGTGGTGGCGGGACAGGAAAACTGTTACGCCAGCAACTCAAACAGCCTGTTGTAACCATCAGTCGTACGCATTTTGATATTCTGCGCACCCTGTTCAGAATTCGCCATGCGGCTAAGTATGTTGCTATTACCTCGTATGGAGAGATAACCGAAGGGCTGAATCTTTTTGCAGATCTGCTTAACATCCGTATAAAACCCATTGTTTTTCACTCCACACAGGAATTAACAGACGGCATTTCACAGGCAATAGACAGTGGTGTTGACTATGTGATTGGAGGTGGAATCTGCATGGAAACAGCCCGGGAGATGGGATGCAGAGGATCTACCATTATTCCGAGCTCAAAAGTAATCCAGCGTGCCCTGGAAGAGGCGGTCAATATAGCCGAATCTCAACATAGCAGTCAAAAACATGCCGCCTGGCTTGAAGGAGCCCTGGATTCTTTGCATGAGGGAATAGTTGGTGTTGATGAAGCAGGAACGATCCTGTTTAGCAACACTAAAGCCGCTGATTTCCTGAATACAGATCAAAAGAATGAGGGCTCAATATTTACTGATTTTCTGAATGTAATACAGATAGATCAGGTGCTCAGAAACGGAGAATATATTCCAGATAATATATGTTCGTTTGATAACCGCAGTTTTGTGACCAATATTCGCCCTATTCGCATAAACAGTGATATTGACGGGGCCATCGCAGCATTCCGACCAGCAACATATCTGCGCACCATTGACAGTAAGTTACGTAAGCATGTTAAGAATCGTGGATTTACTGCTAAATATACTTTTACTGATCTGATTGGCCAGAGTGCAAACATGCGTGCATTGCGCAAGCGTTCACAACGTTTTGCACAAACAGATGCCAACATCTTCATTCAGGGGGAAACCGGAACCGGGAAAGAACTTTTAGCCCATGCCCTGCATAATGCAGGATCTCGGGCTCATGAGCCTTTTGTTGCCGTCAACTGTGCCGCCCTCCCTGACAGCCTCCTGGAAAGTGAGCTTTTCGGGTATGAAGAGGGGGCTTTTACAGGTGCACGAAAGGGAGGAAAGGAAGGATTATTTCTCCTTGCCAATAAGGGAACCATCTTTCTTGATGAAATAGCAGATATCTCTGCCTTGCTGCAAGTACGACTGCTGCGTGTTTTAGAATCTCAGGAAATATTTCAGGTTGGCGGGGTCAGAGTAATCCCTATTTCTGTCCGTGTTGTAAGCTCTTCCTGGAAAAATCTTGCTCGGGAAGTACAGGCCGGCAGATTCAGAGCCGATCTGTACTATCGTCTGACAACCTTGAATGTGCAGATCCCTCCTCTGCGTGACCGCGTAGAAGATATACCGGAGATCTGCGGTGTACTGCTTCATCGTCTGGGCTTTTCTTCACACCTTCTATCCCCTGCAGAATATTCACTGCTGAGCACATATGCATGGCCGGGAAATGTCAGAGAGCTTGCTGCCCTGCTGCATCGGTATGTGCTTCTCAAACAGGATGAAGAGCCCAACAGCAACCTTCTGGCAGAACTGCTGCAGGAACTTATTGATTCTTCTGCACAGTTGACCGCCACCCCCAATACAATGGGGGCAGAAAGTTCACTCCTTGTAAATGTATCGTTAAAGCAGCAAGTTGAACGCCATGAACGTAAAATCATCCGCCAGACTCTTTTAAAGAATAATCAGAATAAAAGTCTCACCGCACAACAGCTGGGCATCAGTGAACACACTTTGTGGCGTAAAATGAAGGGTGAATAA
- a CDS encoding TorD/DmsD family molecular chaperone encodes MLTVEQAHGAAFFARLFSSLYINPPGLELVQELAQQNLASQWPFAHDQHSVDVLMHLHAELEQEASLSALQGTLQEEHLNLFIGLGMPQVPLWGSVYLDKENLLLGPSCLALESFLAQADLVCTLHAREPLDHLGLVLSALAVFLERFCNDTVTNEGTAQVLRDFLGMHINTWVYRCLELQEELARSSFYQALGKLTKNLFVHLSEIFQAERIEKKLYY; translated from the coding sequence ATGTTGACAGTAGAACAAGCCCATGGCGCAGCATTTTTTGCCCGTCTTTTTTCCAGTCTCTATATCAATCCACCCGGCCTGGAGCTTGTACAGGAATTAGCTCAACAGAATCTGGCCAGTCAATGGCCCTTTGCACATGATCAACACAGCGTGGATGTCTTGATGCATTTGCATGCAGAACTTGAACAGGAAGCGAGCCTGTCTGCACTGCAAGGAACCCTGCAGGAGGAACATCTGAATTTGTTTATCGGGCTGGGCATGCCTCAGGTTCCTCTCTGGGGAAGCGTCTACCTGGATAAAGAGAATTTACTCCTGGGGCCATCATGTCTGGCACTCGAATCTTTCTTGGCTCAGGCAGACCTTGTCTGCACCCTGCATGCGAGAGAACCTCTGGATCATCTGGGGCTGGTTCTTTCTGCCCTGGCGGTATTTCTGGAACGATTTTGTAACGATACAGTTACAAATGAAGGCACTGCTCAGGTCCTTCGGGATTTTTTGGGAATGCATATAAACACATGGGTCTATCGTTGTTTAGAGTTGCAGGAAGAGCTGGCCCGATCATCTTTTTACCAGGCTCTGGGCAAGTTGACCAAAAACCTGTTTGTCCATCTTTCCGAAATATTTCAAGCGGAAAGAATTGAGAAAAAACTCTACTATTAA